From the Deltaproteobacteria bacterium genome, the window ACGCCGCAAAGCCGGTATTCAGGGATGTTGCCGAGCGGCTGAAGGGCTTCGATGAGATCGAAGGCGGTTTCGACACCGGCGCGGCGATGAATGAAGCGCAGCGATGCCTGCGGTGCTACCGGGTCGTCGTATGGGAATAAGGAAAAGAAATTGAAAGGGTAGGAGTTAAGCGAGCATGGTTACGATTACGATAGACGGTCGCAAAGTTAAAGCCCAGGAGGGGTCCACCATACTTGAGAACCTGCGGAAAATGAAGATAGAGGTACCGACGCTGTGTCACCATCCGGACCTGAGCCCATTCGGAGCCTGCCGGCTTTGCACGGTCGAGGTGAAAATGAACGGTGCCTGGCAGCTGGCGACGTCCTGCAACACCCCCGTGGCCGAAGGTATGGAGATCAGATCGGATTCCGAGAAAGCCCTGCAGGGCCGAAAGGCCGCCGTGGAACTGCTCGTCTACCGGTATCCGGAAACGGAGGCCGTCCGGGAGATCGCCCGGAAGCTCGGCGTTACCGTTCCCGAAGAAAAGGGGACCGGTCACGACTGTATCCTCTGCGGGCTCTGTGTCAGGACATGCCGTGAGATCGTCGGCGTGAATGCCCTGACCTTCCGTGACCGCGGGAAAGACCGTGATGTGGCGGAACCGGAGATCGAGTTCGACCCGACCGCCTGTATCGGCTGCGGCTCCTGTGCCTTTGTCTGTCCCACGGGATACGTGGTCATGGAAGCGGTGGATGACAAGCGCATCATCTGGAACAAAGTGTTCAAGATGGCCCGGTGTACATCCTGCG encodes:
- a CDS encoding (2Fe-2S)-binding protein — protein: MVTITIDGRKVKAQEGSTILENLRKMKIEVPTLCHHPDLSPFGACRLCTVEVKMNGAWQLATSCNTPVAEGMEIRSDSEKALQGRKAAVELLVYRYPETEAVREIARKLGVTVPEEKGTGHDCILCGLCVRTCREIVGVNALTFRDRGKDRDVAEPEIEFDPTACIGCGSCAFVCPTGYVVMEAVDDKRIIWNKVFKMARCTSCGKFFAPEDQLRYISRTTGVPMAELMTCVDCR